A single genomic interval of Mycolicibacterium holsaticum DSM 44478 = JCM 12374 harbors:
- a CDS encoding aldehyde dehydrogenase family protein — translation MTSVAVKHYPMRIGGADVDSERRMTIVDPGTGETVATVAQGGSAEVDSAVAAAKSTFDAGVWRLKTPQERATVMRQITAAANAVADELVELEMCANGATVRQATGFHIGYALTHFNYFADLAETYAWQRPAPISSFPALGQPVVHREPIGVVGAIAPWNFPLLLTLWKVGPALAAGNSVVVKPDEHTPLSILEFARIAEANGLPPGVLNVVPGDGPEAGARLASHPDVGKIAFTGSTAVGREIMRLASGTVKQVTLELGGKGPSIVLDDADLDMAADGVLYGCFVYSGQVCESGTRALVPADRHDAFVDRLVRRARTIQLGPTRDWDTDMGPVIDGRQQRRILEYIQGAVAEGAQIVLGGEALPQPGFWVSPTILTGVHNDMRIAREEVFGPVLVVIPYTDDDDAVAIANDSEYGLAASIWSGNNARALELAERIQAGSVWINDAHQINCQVPFGGYKQSGLGRELGPDALDAYTEVKTVHLDLSGGRDAKPYDILLSHAD, via the coding sequence ATGACAAGCGTTGCCGTCAAACACTATCCGATGCGGATCGGCGGTGCCGACGTAGACTCCGAGCGCCGCATGACGATCGTGGATCCGGGCACCGGCGAAACTGTGGCCACGGTCGCCCAAGGCGGATCTGCCGAGGTCGATTCCGCGGTCGCCGCGGCGAAGTCCACCTTCGACGCCGGTGTGTGGCGGCTGAAGACACCGCAGGAACGCGCGACGGTGATGCGCCAGATCACCGCCGCGGCCAACGCGGTCGCCGACGAGCTGGTCGAGCTGGAGATGTGTGCCAACGGCGCGACCGTGCGCCAGGCCACCGGATTCCACATCGGTTATGCGCTCACGCATTTCAACTACTTCGCCGATCTGGCCGAAACGTATGCGTGGCAGCGCCCCGCGCCGATCTCGTCGTTCCCGGCGCTGGGCCAACCGGTCGTGCACCGCGAACCGATCGGTGTGGTGGGTGCGATCGCCCCGTGGAACTTCCCGCTGCTTCTGACGCTGTGGAAAGTCGGCCCGGCGTTGGCCGCCGGGAACAGCGTGGTGGTCAAACCCGATGAGCACACACCGTTGTCGATCCTGGAGTTCGCCCGCATCGCCGAGGCCAACGGGTTGCCGCCCGGAGTGCTCAACGTCGTACCCGGCGACGGACCCGAAGCCGGAGCGCGGCTGGCCAGCCATCCCGACGTCGGCAAGATCGCGTTCACCGGCTCCACCGCGGTGGGACGCGAGATCATGCGGCTGGCGTCGGGCACCGTCAAACAGGTCACCCTCGAACTCGGCGGCAAGGGCCCCTCGATCGTGCTCGACGACGCCGACCTGGACATGGCGGCCGACGGGGTGCTCTACGGCTGCTTCGTGTACTCCGGCCAGGTGTGCGAATCAGGCACTCGGGCACTGGTTCCCGCCGATCGCCACGATGCGTTCGTCGACCGGCTGGTGCGACGCGCCCGGACCATCCAACTGGGCCCGACCCGGGACTGGGACACCGACATGGGTCCGGTGATCGACGGTAGACAACAGCGCCGCATTCTGGAATACATCCAGGGCGCCGTCGCCGAGGGCGCCCAGATCGTGCTCGGCGGTGAAGCGCTGCCGCAGCCGGGTTTCTGGGTCAGCCCCACCATCCTGACCGGGGTGCACAACGATATGCGCATCGCCAGGGAGGAGGTGTTCGGGCCCGTCCTGGTGGTCATCCCCTACACCGACGACGATGACGCCGTCGCGATCGCCAACGACTCCGAATACGGTCTGGCGGCCAGCATCTGGAGTGGCAACAACGCCAGGGCCCTGGAGTTGGCCGAGCGGATCCAGGCCGGCAGCGTGTGGATCAACGACGCGCATCAGATCAACTGCCAGGTCCCGTTCGGGGGTTACAAGCAGAGTGGGCTGGGCCGCGAACTGGGCCCCGACGCGCTGGACGCGTACACCGAGGTCAAGACCGTGCACCTGGATCTGTCCGGCGGTCGCGACGCCAAACCCTACGACATCCTGCTCAGCCACGCCGACTAG
- a CDS encoding alcohol dehydrogenase catalytic domain-containing protein — MPETMRAVVLRAPHHVEVAELPIPHITSPTDILIQVERTAICGTDLHPYEGRLELEPDIVLGHEFLGTVVDAGNAVNQFTEGDRVVSSCVASCGSCYQCRRHQPGNCAGARIFGLGMALGDLAGGQAEYVVVPNADINARHIPAGGTACDDDILFAGDIMTTGYEAIARAMIPGDTVAVVGAGPVGLCATMAAGALGAAQVIVIDKVAARLKEAENLGASAVDAAQMDPADAVLDATDWRGADVVVDAVGHESALLTAISLVRAGGTLSIPGVYNEDAITMPFGELYLKGVKVEMGVSHITEYIDEVIALNCAGRLRPSAIISHRMGLSQAPEAYRMFEAREATKIVLDPRS; from the coding sequence ATGCCTGAGACCATGCGGGCCGTGGTGCTGCGTGCGCCTCACCACGTCGAGGTCGCCGAGCTGCCGATACCCCACATCACCAGCCCGACAGACATTCTCATCCAGGTCGAACGGACCGCGATCTGCGGCACGGACCTGCACCCTTATGAAGGGCGCCTTGAACTCGAGCCCGATATCGTGCTCGGGCACGAGTTTCTGGGCACCGTCGTCGACGCAGGCAACGCGGTCAACCAGTTCACCGAGGGTGACCGGGTGGTCAGCTCGTGCGTGGCCAGTTGCGGCTCCTGCTACCAGTGCCGGCGCCACCAGCCCGGAAACTGTGCGGGGGCACGGATTTTCGGGCTGGGGATGGCGCTGGGTGACCTGGCCGGCGGGCAGGCCGAGTATGTGGTGGTGCCCAACGCCGACATCAACGCGCGACACATCCCGGCCGGCGGCACCGCCTGCGACGACGACATCCTGTTCGCCGGCGACATCATGACCACGGGCTACGAGGCGATCGCGCGGGCGATGATCCCCGGCGACACCGTGGCGGTGGTCGGCGCCGGACCGGTCGGTCTGTGCGCGACGATGGCCGCGGGCGCCTTGGGTGCCGCGCAGGTGATCGTCATCGACAAGGTGGCCGCCCGGCTCAAGGAGGCCGAGAACCTCGGAGCCAGCGCAGTCGACGCGGCGCAGATGGACCCCGCCGACGCCGTGCTGGACGCCACGGACTGGCGCGGCGCCGATGTCGTCGTCGACGCCGTCGGTCACGAATCAGCGCTGCTGACCGCCATTTCGCTGGTGCGCGCGGGCGGCACGTTGTCGATTCCGGGGGTGTACAACGAGGACGCCATCACGATGCCGTTCGGTGAGCTGTACCTCAAGGGCGTCAAAGTCGAGATGGGGGTCTCCCACATCACCGAATACATCGACGAAGTGATCGCGTTGAACTGCGCGGGCCGGCTGCGGCCCAGCGCGATCATCTCGCACCGGATGGGGCTGTCGCAGGCGCCCGAGGCCTACCGCATGTTCGAGGCCCGTGAAGCGACCAAGATCGTGCTGGATCCGAGGAGCTGA
- a CDS encoding SCP2 sterol-binding domain-containing protein yields the protein MGFFKDADELDTYIGGVFRDAGEHPESGPKLKGANIVMRVIYTDPDCEMTMVFRDDYQVIPGPNEHKADVTLLMRGDTADQFWRGDYNLAIGLAKGQVKAKGPVNKILKLVPLTKPLFPMYREKVAAKDANA from the coding sequence ATGGGCTTTTTCAAGGATGCCGACGAGCTTGACACCTACATCGGCGGGGTCTTCCGCGACGCCGGCGAGCACCCGGAATCGGGCCCGAAACTCAAGGGCGCCAACATCGTCATGCGGGTGATCTACACCGACCCCGATTGCGAGATGACGATGGTCTTTCGCGACGACTACCAGGTGATCCCGGGCCCCAACGAGCACAAGGCCGACGTCACCCTGCTGATGCGCGGGGATACCGCCGACCAGTTCTGGCGCGGCGACTACAACCTCGCGATCGGCCTGGCCAAGGGGCAGGTCAAGGCCAAGGGACCGGTCAACAAGATCCTCAAGCTGGTTCCGCTGACCAAACCGCTGTTCCCGATGTACCGGGAGAAGGTCGCCGCCAAGGACGCCAATGCCTGA
- a CDS encoding MlaE family ABC transporter permease, whose protein sequence is MVITADTLATPVRAIGGFVGMSLDVAAGIFTKPLAWQEYLHQTWFVARVSVVPAVLMVIPYALINTFIFNILLAEFGAADFSGAGAALFNINQIGPLVTVLVTAGASATAMCADLGARTIREELDAQRVMGIDPIQALVIPRVLAATTVSVALIGLVNLVGMIASFFFCVYNLHVSAGVFIAGMTLVTGVGDVVVSMVKAALFGLAAGLIACYKGISVGGGPAGVGNAVNETVVFSFMVLFTINIIVTAVGVQFTQT, encoded by the coding sequence ATGGTGATTACGGCGGACACACTCGCCACCCCGGTGCGGGCGATCGGCGGGTTCGTCGGCATGTCGCTGGATGTGGCGGCCGGCATCTTCACCAAACCGCTTGCGTGGCAGGAGTACCTGCATCAAACCTGGTTCGTCGCGCGGGTCTCGGTGGTGCCCGCGGTGCTGATGGTGATCCCGTACGCGCTGATCAACACGTTCATCTTCAACATCCTGCTGGCCGAATTCGGTGCCGCGGACTTCTCGGGTGCCGGTGCGGCCTTGTTCAACATCAACCAGATCGGCCCGTTGGTGACCGTGCTGGTGACCGCGGGTGCGAGCGCCACCGCGATGTGCGCCGATCTCGGTGCGCGCACCATCCGCGAGGAACTCGACGCGCAACGCGTGATGGGTATCGATCCGATCCAGGCGTTGGTGATCCCGCGGGTGCTCGCGGCCACGACGGTGTCGGTCGCGCTGATCGGCTTGGTGAACCTGGTCGGCATGATCGCGTCGTTCTTCTTCTGCGTGTACAACCTGCACGTCTCGGCGGGTGTCTTCATCGCAGGGATGACGCTGGTGACGGGGGTCGGCGACGTGGTGGTCTCGATGGTCAAAGCGGCGCTGTTCGGCCTGGCGGCAGGCTTGATCGCCTGCTACAAGGGCATCTCGGTGGGCGGCGGGCCGGCCGGCGTCGGCAACGCGGTGAACGAGACCGTGGTGTTCTCGTTCATGGTGCTGTTCACCATCAACATCATCGTGACCGCTGTCGGCGTCCAATTCACCCAGACCTGA
- a CDS encoding ABC transporter permease: MTRTLPKAVARNRFPRLRRIGSKLAAEWDRIGAQTRFYFTTLAAIPDAVIHYRPEVLRLIAQMGLGSGALAAIGGTVVIVGFMTVTTGAVVAAQGYTQFQSVGVEAFTGFAAAYFIPRIIVPGTAQVTLTATVGAGATAQMGAMKINEEVDALEVIGIRSVTYLAATRVVAGTIVVIPLYAVALIMGFVSARVGTTAIYGQATGVYDHYFNTFLNTPDLAWSFVQTIAMIVVVMLICTYYGYTASGGPAGVGEAVGRAVRASMVVGAIVLVAVTLSVYGQSGNFHLAG; encoded by the coding sequence ATGACACGTACGCTTCCGAAAGCCGTTGCCCGAAACCGGTTTCCACGACTGCGCCGGATCGGGTCCAAGCTGGCCGCCGAATGGGACCGCATCGGTGCGCAGACCCGGTTCTACTTCACCACCCTGGCCGCGATCCCCGACGCCGTCATCCACTACCGCCCCGAGGTGTTGCGCCTGATCGCCCAGATGGGTTTGGGCAGCGGCGCGTTGGCAGCCATCGGCGGCACCGTGGTGATCGTCGGCTTCATGACCGTGACCACCGGGGCGGTGGTGGCCGCGCAGGGCTACACCCAGTTTCAGAGCGTCGGCGTCGAAGCGTTCACCGGCTTCGCGGCGGCCTACTTCATCCCCAGGATCATCGTGCCGGGGACCGCGCAGGTCACCTTGACCGCCACGGTCGGCGCCGGCGCGACCGCACAGATGGGGGCGATGAAGATCAACGAAGAAGTCGACGCGCTGGAAGTGATCGGCATCCGCAGCGTGACCTACCTGGCAGCCACCCGCGTGGTGGCCGGAACCATCGTCGTCATACCGCTTTACGCCGTCGCGCTGATCATGGGCTTCGTGTCCGCCCGGGTGGGAACGACGGCGATCTACGGTCAGGCCACCGGGGTGTACGACCACTACTTCAACACGTTTCTCAATACCCCCGACCTGGCCTGGTCGTTCGTCCAGACCATCGCGATGATCGTCGTGGTCATGTTGATCTGCACCTACTACGGCTACACCGCCTCCGGCGGTCCGGCCGGGGTCGGGGAAGCCGTCGGCCGGGCGGTCCGGGCGTCCATGGTGGTCGGCGCGATTGTGCTGGTGGCTGTCACGCTGTCCGTCTACGGCCAGTCCGGCAACTTCCACCTGGCCGGGTAG
- a CDS encoding MCE family protein, translating into MPPRSRGQRLGNRWWPLILLAIIALLACATAASFTGALRSYVPVTLTSDRSGLVLETGAKVKLRGVNVGRVAEIHGDAGQARLELEIDPDQIRFIPANVAAKIDVTTVFGAKFVDLVYPTQPSPQRLSAGAVLRSANVTTEVNTVFENLVDVLDMVDPLKLNAVLTAVADAMRGRGQRIGAATTSLQEVLTALNARTDTIRADLRSVTDVGEIYSSVADDIVAILNAASTTATTVTDHRNALDALLLNAVGLTTAGTNLLASAKDDLVTAVDTLDSTTSLVNFYGPTYTCMLQGADWILDKSGHMFGGDGRTFVVDVTLLPGNDPYAYPENLPVVAAKGGPGGKPGCGSLPDATKNFPVRQLITDTGWGRGLDIRPNPGIGHPCWANYFPVTRAVPQEPSIRQCLPGPAPGPQPPWAPPYGAALYGPGGVPLWPGVSPAAPNPAGTP; encoded by the coding sequence ATGCCACCGCGATCACGAGGGCAGCGTCTCGGCAACCGGTGGTGGCCGCTGATCCTGTTGGCCATCATCGCGCTGCTGGCCTGCGCGACCGCAGCGTCGTTCACCGGTGCGTTGCGGTCCTACGTGCCGGTCACGCTGACGTCGGACCGTTCGGGGCTGGTGCTCGAAACCGGTGCCAAGGTCAAATTGCGCGGCGTCAACGTGGGCCGGGTTGCCGAGATCCACGGCGATGCCGGCCAAGCGCGGCTCGAGCTGGAGATCGACCCCGACCAGATCCGGTTCATCCCCGCCAACGTCGCAGCCAAGATCGACGTCACCACGGTGTTCGGGGCCAAGTTCGTCGACCTCGTGTACCCCACGCAGCCGAGCCCGCAGCGCCTTTCTGCCGGTGCGGTGTTGCGCTCGGCCAACGTGACCACCGAGGTGAACACCGTCTTCGAGAACCTCGTCGACGTGCTCGACATGGTGGATCCGCTGAAACTCAACGCCGTGCTGACCGCCGTGGCCGACGCGATGCGTGGCCGCGGGCAGCGCATCGGCGCGGCCACCACAAGCCTCCAGGAGGTTCTCACCGCGCTCAACGCCCGCACCGACACCATCCGCGCCGACCTGCGATCCGTGACGGACGTCGGCGAAATCTACAGCTCGGTCGCCGACGACATCGTCGCGATCCTGAACGCGGCATCCACCACCGCAACCACGGTCACGGACCACCGCAACGCGCTGGATGCCTTGCTGCTCAACGCCGTCGGGCTGACCACAGCCGGAACCAACTTGCTGGCGAGCGCCAAAGACGATCTGGTCACCGCCGTCGACACCCTGGACTCGACGACCAGCCTGGTCAACTTCTACGGCCCGACCTACACCTGCATGCTGCAGGGCGCCGACTGGATACTCGACAAGTCCGGCCACATGTTCGGCGGTGACGGTAGAACGTTCGTCGTCGACGTGACACTGCTGCCGGGTAACGACCCGTACGCCTATCCGGAGAACCTGCCCGTGGTGGCTGCCAAGGGCGGGCCGGGCGGAAAACCCGGATGCGGTTCGCTGCCCGACGCCACGAAGAACTTCCCGGTACGCCAGTTGATCACCGACACCGGCTGGGGCAGGGGCCTGGACATCCGGCCCAACCCGGGAATCGGACATCCGTGCTGGGCGAACTACTTCCCGGTGACCCGCGCGGTTCCGCAGGAGCCGAGCATCCGGCAATGCCTGCCCGGGCCGGCCCCGGGACCGCAGCCTCCGTGGGCACCGCCCTACGGCGCCGCGTTGTACGGTCCGGGCGGTGTTCCCCTGTGGCCCGGGGTTTCTCCCGCCGCACCGAACCCGGCGGGAACGCCGTGA